A window from bacterium encodes these proteins:
- a CDS encoding co-chaperone GroES, with translation DTAKEKPQEGIIKAVGKGKRLEDGTIVPLEVKVGDKVLFGKYSGTEIKIDEDNYLIMREDDVLGIIE, from the coding sequence GATACAGCAAAGGAGAAGCCCCAGGAGGGCATTATCAAGGCTGTAGGAAAGGGGAAGAGGCTTGAGGATGGAACAATTGTCCCACTTGAGGTAAAAGTAGGGGATAAGGTTCTATTTGGCAAGTATTCGGGAACAGAGATAAAGATAGATGAGGATAACTATCTTATTATGAGAGAGGATGATGTCCTCGGAATAATTGAATAA